The genomic region CATGTGGGGCATCGTCAGTCACGGACGCCCACCCGGCATAGACAAAATCCTTTGCGCCACGCTCGGCGTGACGGACGAGATCCATGCCAACGCTGAAATCGAACTTCCGCCCGGCGGAGAATGCCAAGGTTGCGTTCGCTGGGGCAAAAAGCGGGTAGCCCAGTTCAACACGGATGGAGAGGCAGTGGTTCTGCATCATCTGATGGGTCAATGCCATTTAGTCGATCTTTCATGCTTGATGTTGCGGCCTGTCGGCCGAAGCTCCTTTTTTCCCCTCTGGGCGAAGCTCACTTCATCCGGCTCACCGGACATTCTTTTCATTTTGGCGACGCGCGCAGCGTTCGCCGATGCACGCGCCGCCGGGACGGCGCGCTCATTCGACTAGCGGTGACGTTGTTGCCATGTGATGGCGCACGTCCGCGGCTCTGGTCCCCAAGGGACAACCTCCCGGCCAAGCCAGAGGCGTTCGGCTTCCAGATCGCCCGCCGACACCTCGGTCCACCAGACTTTGGCACGGGCATCCCAGCTATATCCCCGAGCCTTCAGAATGCCCCGCCGGTCGAATGGCGCGCCGGTCGCTTCTATGCGGATGGTTTCCTGGCTCGCCGTGTCCAGCAGCGCGCTCATGACCGTGCTGCCATTCGCCAGCCGGTGGCTCAGCAGATGGATAAGCGACACCGCATCGGCCATCGCCCGGTGAGCGTCGTTGTAGAACCCGATCTGCATAAGAAGATGTCCAAGCGCCCGCCCGTCGAGCCCGGCATGCTCCAGCCAGTCGATGTCCTTCGCGCTGCACGCCCAGGCGGCGTCAGCGGTCATCGGCAACAGATGCCGCAGGAACGCCGCATCGAACGCGCAGTTATGCGCCACGAACACGTCCACCGGCGCCAGCGCCTCCTCAAGCACGTCGAGGTCGATTGCCTTGCCCGCGACATCGGCGTCGGTGAGGCCGGTCAGACGGCTGATCCGCTCCGGGATCGGCATGCCCGGATCGCACAGCGCTTCGCCCACGCGCACGATGCCGACGATCTCGCCTAGCGCGTCTACCGCTAGCACGACATAGGCGATGTCGATGACCTGATCGTGATCCGGATCGATGCCGGTGGTCTCCGTATCGAGAACGCAGACCTGCCGGATGGGGCCGACTGGGTCCTGCTCCAGCGGCAGATCCTTGAGCCGCGCCACCCGCCGCAGGATGCGGATGTCCCAGTCATTGGCTTGGGTAACCGTGTCGGCACGCGGTGGACGCTTCGCTGCCCCGTCATCGGCAGCATCATGATATGTCATGGTCGTAACTCCTGTTGGATGTTCGACCGGAACCAGAAGAACCTTTTTCCGCTCTTTCATTCCGATCACAGGAAGCCCGCTGCTGGGAGCTTTTCCACAGGGGCTGCATGCCGATGCCGACAAGCGCCATGCGCGCAATGATTTAACCCGCAGCTGCTATCGCCAAGTCATGACCGATGACGACATGGACCGGCTGGACGCCGAGCGCACATGGCTGGGGCCGACGCTGCAGCAGGCTTTCGACCTGCTGAAGGCGCTCCCCCGCATGCCGGACTGCGCCATCTGCCCGTCGGCGCAGTGGTATGTGCTCGAAGTGCCGCCAGACAAGACGCCGACCAATGCCCCGGCCGCAGAACCCGAGCAGCATCTGGAATGCTTCTGCACCGCGTTCCGCGCGGTCATGTTCAAGCCCGGTATGCGGGCTGTCACCGCCTGCGATGCGCGCATCGACGCGATCGCGGAAGCGGCGCCGACCACAGCAAGCCCGGCCCGATAGGACCGCTACCGCTCAGGGCCGCCGTTCGTGATGCCCGGATGCCAGCGGCGCGACGGGGCTTCAGGCCTATCGCTCCGCTCGACGCCCGGCCGTGCAGGCTGCGCGCCTGGCGCATGCACAGCGGACGGGTCGGTCCGGTCGCGCAGAACATCCGCCATTGCTGCGGCCCTCAGATGCCGTGCGCGCTGCCAGGCGGAATCAACCGGGACGTCCGTCTGGGCTGGCTGTGGCTGCGGCACGGGCTGCGGCGTCTGCACGGTGGCCGTTGCGCCTGGCGGCGCGGCAGTCCCGTCTCTGGCCGCGACATCTGCCGCATAGTCACGCTGCGCGCGCGCCAGCATGGCCCGTCGCAGATCCGGATCGCGGCCGCCGACTGCATCCAGCGTGGCGCGATCGGCGTCACCCAGGCCGGACCAGTCCATCACGATCTTCCGGTCGATGATGCGATAGGGGCGCTTGTCCGTCTGCATCACCAGCTGGCACGCGTCCGCGATCAGGGCGCGCCGCGCTTGCGCCGCAGTCTTGTCGCGCGCCAGGGCCTCGGCACGTTCGCGGGCGGTCTTCGCTTCCGCCCGGTCGCGTTCGAACCGTTCCTTGAGTAGCGCGGTGCGCGCGTCAGCGTCGAGCGACCGGAACAGCGCCACTGCATCCGCATCGAACGTTGTCAGGTCGAGCACCACCCGCGTGCCGTCGATCTGATAGGGCGGCTTTTCGGCGGTGAGAAACAGAGCCCGCGCTGCAACCTCAGCGTTGTCGCGGACGGCCTGCTGGTGAGCTGTGATGCGCTGTGCCCATGCGGCGGTGTCGGCGCGCAAGCGATCCGCCCGCTCCCGCTGATCGCTCAACCGCTGCATGGTCGCGAGCAACGGCGGCAAGGCGACAGCTTTTGCCGTCGCCGGAATGGAAGGCGGGCTGAACGCGGTGATCCGCGCCTGCAGCCGCATGGCCTGACGGGCAAGCATGCGCGATGGCGTCGGATGAGGGGGCTTGCGTGCAACGCGGAGCCTGCCGGCGATTGTCGCCGCGTGACCGCCGATGACATGTGTCGCGGCCAGGGCCGCGTCGACACCGCGACGCGGCGTGTAACCCGCGATCCGGGTGCGCAGAGCGGTGGCCACCTGCCGCACCAGAATGGCCGGCATCACGGTCACGCGACCGCGACGCGCGACTGCATCGATCCTCGCGGCAAGATCAGCCGCGCCCCGCCGCAGCGCGATGACGGCGAGGATCGCGGCATTGCGGTCCTGCACGATCGTTCGCCGGGGTGCACGCAGAACGCGCCGCGCCACCGCGTGAATACTGTCCGCTTTCACCAACTGCGCGCCAATCTCGCGCCGACGCCTGGCCAGCGTCACCGCCTGTTCCAGCAGCGCCTCCTCCCGTTCGGCGAGCACCAGTCCGTGCTCCGCCTGCCGGCAGTCCTCGGCCGCTTCGTTGCCTTCCACGACCTGCGCGTTGCGCAGGACCGCGTTGACGGTCTCGCCGCGATCATGCGCGGCCATCGCGGCGGGGCCGACATGCTCCTGGCGCACCGCGTTCAGGCCACGCTGCGCATAGGTCTGATGGGTGAACCGCACCGTCAGGTTCGCCGCCTGCGCCGCGCGGTTCATATGTGCGGCGGCCAGCGCGCGCACCAGCCGCAGACCGGCGGGATCGGTGAGCCCATTGACCTTCTCTTCGCTGACCGCCCAGCGATGATCGCCGGTCCGCTCGCACGGCCGCGTCGAGAAGCAGATATGGGCATGATAGTTGCGCTGGTCGCTCTTTGCGTCCGGTTCGTGGATGGCGGCGGCATAAGGTAGCCCCAGTCGACCGAAGGTCCGTTCACAGAATGCTTCGACCATTTCGCGCCGCTGATCCGGCGTCAGGTCATGCGGCAGGTTCCAGACCAGACGATACTGGACCTTGGCGTTGGCGCGGTAGCCTTCCTCGATGGTCTCGAGCATGCGCCAGCCGGCTATGATCTCTTCGACGCTCTCGCCCATATTGCTGATCGGTGCGCCCAGCTGGAGATCCGCCGCCTCCAGCGCCTCGTCGCGATAGATATAGTCGATATGGGCCGCGGGCAGACCGGGTCGCCAGTTCTTCGAGCGGAACCCCACATAGCCGATCTTCAGATACAGCGCGACGCGGCCGCGTCCATCGACCAACGGCGCCTTGTAGGCGCGCAGCGCCCTGCGGGATGTCGTGGTGGAAAGGACTGCGCGGGTCGGCGTGGTCTTGCGGAGCGTTGGCTTTGTCTCCGGCATGTGCACATGAAACAATCGGCCCCAGCCCGGTGCGATACTATGATTCGCCTCCTCTTGCACCCGCTCGCGTTCGGCGCGGGCATATGCGCGTGCATCGGCCGCCTGCTTCATCCGCCGCAACGTAGCGACCCGCGCCCAGGCGCCCGCCATTGTGCGGTCGGCCGCCATCAGCCGCCGCATCGTCCGGTTAGGCGTCATCAGGATCGTGAACACGCGCGCATCGGCTGCGCTGAGTATCCCGTCCTCGCTTTCGAGCATCATTGCCATGACTGCATTCCGCATAAACAAGGGGGGTGGGACGAAAGCGCCTCGCGCCTGTTGACCCCGGTCAACGTTTCTTTCGCATTCCCACCCCCCAAGTCTTCCTTTCCTGCCTGAAACGCTTGTGCCCATTTCGCTGATTATCGGCAGCGGGGACTACTCCTGATACCCGCTCTTGCTCAGCCATCGTCCGGCACACGCTCTGTCGGTATCTGGTCATTTGCGACCCTCGCAATCTGCTCGCCCGCTTAAACGCGAGTAGTCCCCGCAGACCCTGCTGATGGAAACGGCGACCCTCGCCATGTTCAATGACGAACGTGGAGAATATTCATGGATTACAATGCCGACGAACAGCGCCGCCGCCGCGAATATGACGCTGCGCTGGGCCATAAGAGGAGGCTCGAGGCGAAGATGGCCGAGTTGGATCGCAAGGCTCGTGCCGCCAAGGCGCGCCTGCTTGCGACCACGAAGAGCGAGCAGTGGCACAGGATGACCCTCGGCTGGCTCGACCGTGATGCCGGGTACACGGGCGAGATGGCTTCTGCCCGCGTGTGGTTGAGGAGCGTCCCGGTGGCGACCTATACGAGTATCCTGGCTGCTTACGTCGAGATCGCACCTAACGCCACCAACATCCAGATCGAAGTGATGGCGGTTCGTGATCACCTCGACGACTGGACGCAGAAGGGCGATGCGCTGCTCCTCGCGCGGGCCCGGCGCGATTATGATGCGGAGTGCGTGAGCTTCGCACAGTGGGAACGCGACAATCCCGACAAGGGCGGTTGGCGCTCGCAGAAGTCGACCCGCGCGCAGTGGATGCTCATCGGCCGCACGGCGACCGCACTGGGGATCGAAGCGCCGATGCGCCTGAACCGTGGCGACGCGCACGAATGGCTCAAAGCGCACGGCGGCAACGTCAGGCTGGGCGGCACGGCCAACAACACGGACGATAGTCAGATTCCTGATGCTGGCGGCGCGGGCAATCACGATATGCTGCCGTGCCGTGAGAGTCAGGCAGACGATGCGGGAGACGCGGAATGACCTCGGTCCTCGACATGCCGCGCACAGTGACGATCGGCAGCCGCACGGAGACTTTCAGGAACTATGACCATCTTGCGGAGCGGGCCGAACTCCTCATCGGATCCATCCAGAGGATCGAGACAGGCATGGCACCCGACGGCTCGAATGTGAACTGGAACGCGCTGGCTGATGCAGCCGAGGCGCTCGAGGACATTCTGGCGGTGCAAACGGAGTGGCTTCGCGAACATGACGACGCCATCGCGCTGGAAATTGAGAGTATTCGGCGGAACATACGAAACCTCAACACCTCCGGCACCAATGATGCGGCAGGAGATTCGTGATTGGGCATTTTTAGGGAAATCGCCATCGCGCTGGGCGCGGCCGGGATCGATCCGATGATCGGTCCCGGCTTGTCGCTGTGCCGCGGTTGGGATTACTGGACGCCTAAGCAATCCGCAACGGATGGCAAGGGGATCGCCCGCACAGCGCATTCCATCATTCTGGGCCAGACACATCTTCCAAAGGGTGGGCTTTACGTGCTCGCCCCGACGATGAGTGTGCCACAGCTGATCGGCGGCATATGGCGTCAGTGCCTGATACGCCCCAATGATCCTGATGCCGATAGCAGGATGGATGCATTCGCTGTCAGCATTGAGCTGGACCACAGCCTGCGCTCTCAGAATCTCGTGGCCATCATCGGCCACTCACCGCGCGACCTCGGTCTCTATTATGACCATCTACGCGCAACCGATCCGACCTTGTTTACGCTCGTCCTGGCAAAGGCGTTCAAGGCGGCGCTCCAACACCGGGCGAGTGCACTTCATGATCCATGGCCGGATGGCGTTGCGCGGCGGTGGAAGGGTATGGAAGGCGACTATCTTCCGCCCTTTCTGGTGGCCGTACTCTATGCCGAACTTGGCCGCCTCGCCATGAACCAGGCAGGACTCATAGAAATGTCGGTGGATGGCGAGAGCCTCACGAATAAACAGTTCCTGGATCGTGTTCCCCTGGCGGGGACGCCACATGCCCCTGCCGCCATTCGCCGCGCGCTCCAGTTTGCCCCCTTCCAGTCGGTGGCGCTCGGCGCTCCCTATCTCGCGCTCATGGATGACAAGGGCAACATCGATCCCGCAACGGCCGCGACATGGTCGCGGACGGCAGGCGCTACAATCGCGCTTCTGCACGGCCTCCACGGCGATATCGACATCACGCCGTCGGATGCCACGGGAGGGAACTCTCTCGCCAGTGCTTATGCCGCCAATCCGGCCTTCTGGAAAATCGAGCGCAATGGAAAGGGCGTATCGCATCAGTCGCTCGATGCAGTGGGATTCTGGGGTTTGGGCTGGCGCCGCAATGCGGCTGTCCGACTATTGGAAATCGCGACGACCGCGCGTGAATGGAACAGACAATATCGTTCCCTAGGACCAGACCTTTCCTGCCTGCCCCGCCACCAGCTCGCGAAAAGCATGGCGATTATCGGCTATGCCTGGGTTGCCGAGCAGGATGCTGCGATGGCTCTGCGCATGATCGGCAGCGTGCTGAGCCGCGAGGAGAAGGCAACTATCGGCTTCGACAGGTGGATCCCGGCCGCCGCCGATCCGCTCGCGATAGACGATTATCTTGGAGCGAAGTCTGGCGACGACATGCTTGCCCGGGCGGAGAAGATTCTGCCGCAACTTCCGAGGCCGGGCGCCTTTGGCTATACCGCACGATCTCAGGCCCATTTGTGGCTAAACGATAAGGGCGACGACATCGCCCACTACCGCAAGCTTCAAGACGACGCACTGGCCGCGCATGCCGTTGCTGCTGATGGGGCATTACCTTCAGCCCTTCAGGATACATCGCGCGTCCCGGCCAACCTTCTACCGCTCCTGGCAGCTCAACATGGCATCGATCCCGGGCACGGAAAGATAGGTCATAATCGCTCCCCAGCGCCCGAGATGACCGACGATCCGAAAGCGGCGCGAGGAGCACAGTTTATGGGGCAGAGAATATCGCCCCTGTCCACAGATTCGATGATCGCCAAAAATCATTGGCGCTGATTGAAAAATCACCAGCCATGAATCGCGAGTAGTCCCCTCCGCTATGAGGCGGTGATCCTGCCAGGTCTGCCGCATGACACGCGGCAGGCCATCATCCAGAAAGCGCAAGGTGCACTCCGCACCAGCGGTGGACGCCGTCGCGACTACCGTAGGGCTTGTCACCACCATGCTCGGCGATTCATTGTCGACGCTGGACGCCGAGGCGACGTTGATCGATCGTCTCTTCGGCGCGGAAATTGCATCCCTCTTTGGAGACCGTGGCGATGGCAAATGACATGTTCGAGGGAAAGCGCGTCGTTATCTATGCACGCGTCTCGACAACGCGGCAGGAGAAAAACGACCTGTCGTTGCCCGACCAGATCGACACCGCGGAAAGGTGGATCGACGAAGCCGGAGCCAGAAAAACCAGGATTTACTCCGAAGCAGGCAGCGCGACCGACGACAATCGGCCTGAATTCCAGAAGATGATCACCTGGATCGAGAGTGACGAACATCCCGTCGACATCATCCTCGTTCACAGCCTCTCAAGACTTTTCAGAAACGCGCTCGATTTCATGCAGTATCGCGAGCGCCTGCGCTGCAAGAAGATCAGAATTATCTCAGTCACCCAGAATTTCGGCGACGATCCCGCCTCCGACATGGCCGTCGCCATGCTCGCCATCTTCGACGAATATCACTCGGCCGAGAACGCCAAGCATGTTCGGCGCGCGATGGTCGCCAACGCCGTGAACGGCTTTTGGAACGGTCAGACCCCGCCCCTCGGCTTTCGCACCTATGCCGTTCCCCAGCCGCGCGGCAAGGATCGCAAGAAGCTCGAGCATGACCCCGAGACCGTCGATCTCGTCCGCTATATGTTCAAAACCTATCTGGAGGGCACGGCCGATGGCCCCGTGGGCGTCACCACGCTTGCCGACCATCTCAACCAGCGCGGCGAGCGCATTCAGGGCAAAGAGTTCAGCCATTCGAGGGTCCACGACATTCTGACGAACACGGCATACATCGGTTATGTCATTTACAATCGCCGATGCTCACGCACCGGTGAAGTTCGACCGGAAACGGAATGGGTTCCCATCCCCGTGCCGCCAATCATCAGCGAAGAGACCTTCTACGCCGTCCGTAAGCAGATGGCAGATC from Sphingomonas sp. CL5.1 harbors:
- a CDS encoding 3'-5' exonuclease, whose translation is MTYHDAADDGAAKRPPRADTVTQANDWDIRILRRVARLKDLPLEQDPVGPIRQVCVLDTETTGIDPDHDQVIDIAYVVLAVDALGEIVGIVRVGEALCDPGMPIPERISRLTGLTDADVAGKAIDLDVLEEALAPVDVFVAHNCAFDAAFLRHLLPMTADAAWACSAKDIDWLEHAGLDGRALGHLLMQIGFYNDAHRAMADAVSLIHLLSHRLANGSTVMSALLDTASQETIRIEATGAPFDRRGILKARGYSWDARAKVWWTEVSAGDLEAERLWLGREVVPWGPEPRTCAITWQQRHR
- a CDS encoding MobA/MobL family protein, whose product is MAMMLESEDGILSAADARVFTILMTPNRTMRRLMAADRTMAGAWARVATLRRMKQAADARAYARAERERVQEEANHSIAPGWGRLFHVHMPETKPTLRKTTPTRAVLSTTTSRRALRAYKAPLVDGRGRVALYLKIGYVGFRSKNWRPGLPAAHIDYIYRDEALEAADLQLGAPISNMGESVEEIIAGWRMLETIEEGYRANAKVQYRLVWNLPHDLTPDQRREMVEAFCERTFGRLGLPYAAAIHEPDAKSDQRNYHAHICFSTRPCERTGDHRWAVSEEKVNGLTDPAGLRLVRALAAAHMNRAAQAANLTVRFTHQTYAQRGLNAVRQEHVGPAAMAAHDRGETVNAVLRNAQVVEGNEAAEDCRQAEHGLVLAEREEALLEQAVTLARRRREIGAQLVKADSIHAVARRVLRAPRRTIVQDRNAAILAVIALRRGAADLAARIDAVARRGRVTVMPAILVRQVATALRTRIAGYTPRRGVDAALAATHVIGGHAATIAGRLRVARKPPHPTPSRMLARQAMRLQARITAFSPPSIPATAKAVALPPLLATMQRLSDQRERADRLRADTAAWAQRITAHQQAVRDNAEVAARALFLTAEKPPYQIDGTRVVLDLTTFDADAVALFRSLDADARTALLKERFERDRAEAKTARERAEALARDKTAAQARRALIADACQLVMQTDKRPYRIIDRKIVMDWSGLGDADRATLDAVGGRDPDLRRAMLARAQRDYAADVAARDGTAAPPGATATVQTPQPVPQPQPAQTDVPVDSAWQRARHLRAAAMADVLRDRTDPSAVHAPGAQPARPGVERSDRPEAPSRRWHPGITNGGPER
- a CDS encoding recombinase family protein codes for the protein MFEGKRVVIYARVSTTRQEKNDLSLPDQIDTAERWIDEAGARKTRIYSEAGSATDDNRPEFQKMITWIESDEHPVDIILVHSLSRLFRNALDFMQYRERLRCKKIRIISVTQNFGDDPASDMAVAMLAIFDEYHSAENAKHVRRAMVANAVNGFWNGQTPPLGFRTYAVPQPRGKDRKKLEHDPETVDLVRYMFKTYLEGTADGPVGVTTLADHLNQRGERIQGKEFSHSRVHDILTNTAYIGYVIYNRRCSRTGEVRPETEWVPIPVPPIISEETFYAVRKQMADRDPKMGVDAEKTNTSLLTKRAVCGCGNDGCGSTMGARTGGSGRHSYYACLGRANKGSTKCQGRWVPRMELDTIVTDAVADHLSQPERLNALLQTWLDRSATAVAERKAELKRLRARLTALDGESALVIKLVRNKTFSPDDPHIASEVANIRAQRMSTQANVDVLEHQLEAENRRITPEIVTRFGDLLRQKLRGPDPRVRREYIQLLVERVEVGDQNIRITGRNTALERAVIASQKPDTAVPKADRKWCARQDSNLRPQA